In one Desulfoferula mesophila genomic region, the following are encoded:
- the mobB gene encoding molybdopterin-guanine dinucleotide biosynthesis protein B, translated as MIPVVGICGASNSGKTTLVEKLLPELNRRGLKVGVLKHHGHGGPVATPAEWQGKDSDRLIKAGARRVALSHSGGVWLEAPGLAGAGPRAVAARLMAGMDLAIAEGFKTAAIPKIEVVAPGQKPLLPTGGKLLALARRGGAGTEEGLPVLDADDPTALADFLLAAVKPVTPPPEPAKLFLDGQELPMNAFVATILSGMLRGFVASLKGSGEADKIEVRLG; from the coding sequence ATGATCCCGGTAGTCGGCATCTGCGGCGCCAGCAATAGCGGCAAGACCACCCTGGTGGAAAAGCTGTTGCCCGAGCTGAACCGGCGCGGCCTCAAAGTGGGGGTGCTCAAGCACCACGGCCACGGCGGACCGGTGGCCACCCCGGCCGAATGGCAAGGCAAGGACAGCGACCGCCTGATAAAGGCCGGGGCGCGCCGGGTGGCCTTGTCCCATTCCGGCGGGGTGTGGCTGGAGGCCCCCGGCCTGGCCGGAGCGGGCCCCCGGGCCGTGGCCGCCCGGCTCATGGCGGGCATGGACCTGGCCATCGCCGAGGGCTTCAAGACCGCGGCCATCCCCAAGATAGAGGTGGTGGCTCCGGGTCAAAAGCCCCTGCTGCCCACCGGGGGCAAGCTGCTGGCCCTGGCCCGGCGGGGCGGCGCGGGCACCGAAGAGGGCCTGCCGGTGCTGGACGCCGACGACCCCACGGCCCTGGCCGATTTCTTGTTGGCCGCGGTAAAGCCGGTGACCCCGCCCCCGGAGCCGGCCAAGCTCTTTTTGGACGGCCAAGAGCTGCCCATGAACGCCTTCGTGGCCACCATTCTCTCGGGCATGCTGCGCGGCTTCGTGGCCTCGCTCAAGGGCAGCGGCGAGGCCGATAAGATCGAGGTGCGCCTTGGCTGA
- the zupT gene encoding zinc transporter ZupT: MPFEHLTLAFSLTILAGLATGLGSAAVLLARRTNTQLLALALGFSAGVMVYVSFVEMLAKAKAQLTSALGEGPAAWATAGAFFGGIAFIGLIDRLVPEADNPHEAHRVEEVQKPVSGHRLKRMGLFTALAIAIHNFPEGLATFTAALADPALGLAIAVAIAIHNVPEGVAVAVPIYYATGSRGKAFFYSFLSGLAEPAGALVGYLLLRDLFSPALMGVMFAAVAGIMVFISLDELLPTAEAYGHHHLCIYGLVAGMAVMALSLLLLL; encoded by the coding sequence TTGCCCTTTGAACACCTGACCCTGGCCTTTTCCCTGACCATCCTGGCCGGCCTGGCCACCGGGCTGGGCAGCGCCGCGGTGCTCTTGGCCCGGCGCACCAACACCCAGCTTTTGGCCCTGGCCCTGGGCTTTTCCGCCGGGGTGATGGTCTACGTGTCCTTCGTGGAGATGCTGGCCAAGGCCAAGGCCCAGCTGACCTCGGCCTTGGGCGAGGGTCCGGCGGCCTGGGCCACGGCCGGGGCCTTTTTCGGGGGCATCGCCTTTATCGGGCTCATCGACCGCCTGGTGCCCGAGGCCGACAACCCCCACGAGGCCCACCGGGTGGAAGAGGTGCAAAAGCCGGTGAGCGGCCACCGCCTCAAGCGCATGGGCCTGTTCACCGCCCTGGCCATCGCCATCCACAACTTCCCCGAGGGCCTGGCCACCTTCACCGCCGCCCTGGCCGACCCGGCCCTGGGCCTGGCCATCGCCGTGGCCATCGCCATCCACAACGTGCCCGAAGGGGTGGCCGTGGCCGTGCCCATCTATTACGCCACCGGCAGCCGCGGGAAGGCCTTTTTCTATTCCTTCCTCTCTGGCTTGGCCGAGCCCGCCGGGGCCCTGGTGGGCTACCTGCTGTTGCGCGATCTGTTCAGCCCCGCCCTGATGGGGGTGATGTTCGCGGCGGTGGCCGGAATCATGGTGTTCATCTCCCTGGACGAGCTGTTGCCCACGGCCGAGGCCTACGGCCACCACCACCTATGCATCTACGGCCTGGTGGCGGGCATGGCGGTCATGGCCCTGAGCCTGCTCCTGTTGTTGTGA
- a CDS encoding tetratricopeptide repeat protein translates to MIFSLLTLPAAAEPQRLSPMDRKCQQEPAKDGVRCLEWRAVKIISLAEKNQAKLARALDLLRRALAISPVDLSILSNIAICYSQMGEYKNALNYCDKILKIKPSFVSIKFFKCMLEERLNYPEHECKECYGSVAQYYKDRLKTDDVNYVYAELMLGGPDAERAKKNFLSGFAPGSESFKMWSELLRNFDREKFLRQMLP, encoded by the coding sequence ATGATTTTCTCATTATTGACCCTCCCTGCCGCGGCCGAGCCCCAACGTCTGAGCCCCATGGATCGAAAGTGCCAGCAAGAGCCAGCCAAAGACGGCGTTAGGTGTCTGGAATGGCGCGCGGTCAAGATTATTTCCCTGGCGGAGAAAAACCAGGCGAAGCTGGCCCGAGCTTTGGACCTCCTTCGCCGCGCGCTAGCCATATCCCCTGTTGATTTAAGCATATTATCCAATATCGCAATCTGCTATTCCCAGATGGGAGAGTACAAAAACGCTTTGAATTATTGCGACAAGATACTAAAAATTAAACCCTCCTTCGTGAGCATTAAATTTTTCAAATGCATGCTTGAAGAGCGTTTGAATTATCCGGAGCATGAATGCAAAGAGTGCTATGGCAGTGTTGCCCAATATTATAAAGACCGGCTAAAAACCGATGACGTCAATTATGTATACGCCGAGTTAATGCTGGGCGGTCCCGACGCCGAGCGAGCCAAGAAAAACTTCTTGTCCGGTTTCGCACCAGGCTCCGAGTCTTTCAAAATGTGGAGCGAGCTTTTACGGAATTTCGACCGGGAAAAGTTTCTGCGCCAGATGTTGCCCTAG